The proteins below are encoded in one region of Flavobacteriales bacterium:
- the odhB gene encoding 2-oxoglutarate dehydrogenase complex dihydrolipoyllysine-residue succinyltransferase — protein sequence MLLEMKVPSPGESISEVEIAQWLVEDGDYVEKDQEIAEVDSDKATLALPAEESGTIKLVAEEGDTVEVGQVVCIIDTDGVGEAKTTAPSQETTSTASTPSPSKPVDTKATPLAKAIISHNDLSPKDVKGSGEGGKILKDDVMEAMASVKTDGPRGMERKKMSMLRRKVAQRLVSVKNETAMLTTFNEVDMTAIFDIRKEYKEIFKEKYDVSLGFMSFFTKAITTALMEFPDVNAQIDGKEVIYHNYADISIAVSAPKGLMVPIIRNAELMNFKEVESEVKRLALRARDGKITPDEMIGGTFTITNGGVFGSMLSTPIINPPQSAILGMHNIVERPMAVNGKVEIRPIMYVALSYDHRIIDGRESVGFLCRVKECLEDPTTHLLNGDVKKSLGL from the coding sequence ATGCTATTAGAAATGAAAGTACCTAGTCCTGGAGAGTCTATCTCCGAAGTTGAAATCGCTCAATGGTTGGTGGAAGACGGGGACTATGTTGAAAAAGATCAAGAAATTGCTGAGGTTGACTCTGATAAAGCCACTCTAGCCCTGCCCGCTGAAGAAAGTGGTACCATTAAGCTAGTGGCTGAAGAAGGCGATACGGTAGAGGTTGGTCAAGTGGTTTGTATTATCGATACCGATGGTGTAGGCGAAGCCAAAACTACAGCGCCAAGTCAAGAAACAACATCAACAGCGAGTACTCCTAGTCCTAGCAAACCAGTAGATACCAAGGCAACACCTTTGGCAAAAGCTATTATTTCACATAACGACCTTTCGCCAAAAGACGTTAAGGGAAGTGGTGAAGGCGGAAAGATTTTGAAAGACGATGTTATGGAAGCAATGGCATCGGTTAAGACCGATGGGCCAAGAGGTATGGAACGCAAGAAAATGTCCATGCTTAGAAGAAAGGTCGCTCAGCGTTTGGTATCTGTAAAGAACGAAACAGCTATGCTTACCACTTTCAACGAGGTGGATATGACGGCTATTTTTGATATTAGAAAAGAGTATAAAGAAATTTTCAAAGAAAAGTACGATGTCAGTTTAGGCTTCATGTCATTCTTTACTAAAGCGATTACTACTGCCCTAATGGAATTTCCAGATGTCAATGCACAAATAGATGGCAAAGAAGTTATCTACCACAACTATGCCGATATCAGTATTGCGGTAAGTGCGCCCAAAGGACTGATGGTGCCTATTATTCGTAACGCCGAGTTGATGAATTTTAAAGAGGTTGAATCGGAAGTAAAACGTTTAGCTCTTCGTGCTAGAGATGGAAAAATAACACCAGACGAAATGATAGGGGGAACATTCACCATTACTAATGGTGGTGTTTTTGGCTCTATGCTTTCTACACCGATTATTAATCCGCCACAGTCAGCAATATTGGGAATGCACAACATCGTTGAACGCCCTATGGCAGTAAACGGAAAAGTAGAGATAAGACCTATTATGTATGTGGCACTGTCCTATGACCACCGTATTATTGATGGTAGAGAGTCGGTCGGTTTCTTATGCAGAGTAAAAGAATGCTTGGAAGACCCAACTACTCATCTATTGAATGGTGATGTAAAAAAGAGTTTAGGACTCTAA
- a CDS encoding 2-oxoglutarate dehydrogenase E1 component, whose product MANKFSFLGAVHTNMIEIMYEQYIENPESVNEEWRNFFTGFDFAKEVYSEEDEVPETFKKEFQVINLIDAYRKSGHLFTHTNPVRERRKYSPTLNIENFGLEQSDMETVFQAGSQVGIGPSSLKDIIAHLQQVYCQSIGVEYMYIRKPDQVEWIKNRLHKNSNTPTFSSEEKKQILRKLNQAVAFENFLHKKFVGQKRFSLEGAEALIPALDALVEKGAGIGVEEFVMGMAHRGRLNVLANIFNKTYRDIFSEFEGKEYDDRLFAGDVKYHLGYTSEQNCNNGKKVKMSLSPNPSHLEAVDPVVQGISRAKIDQNHKGDNSKIVPILIHGDAALAGQGVVYEVIQMAQLDGYKTGGTIHIVVNNQVGFTTNYLDARSSTYCTDVGKVTLSPVFHVNGDDVEAVVHAMEIAVEYRQKFHKDVFIDLLCYRKYGHNEGDEPRFTQPMLYKAISKHPNPREIYNQKLIGEGIVGANIAKEMEQEFKQLLQDRFDESKEIEKAYITRFMQSEWGGFRKSQDADFVQSPDTSVPMHILKEVAKKLYTVPENDLLFKKTQRLLADQKKMVEESNRLDWGMAELLAYGTLLHEGNPIRLSGQDVERGTFSHRHAVLKLEKSEQEIVPLNSINPKAQFEAYNSLLSEYGVLGFDYGYAMALPNSLTIWEAQFGDFSNGAQIMIDQFISSAEDKWKTYNGLVMLLPHGYEGQGAEHSSARMERYLQMCAKHNMQIVNCTTPANFFHVLRRQLRREFRKPLVVFTPKSLLRHPLCVSTLEDLSTGRFQELFEDTQVKPSEVEKVVFCSGKIYYELLQEREKLGRMDVALVRLEQLYPLPEEKINAVLEKYKGKPLIWAQEEPKNMGAWTHILNRLQHLPFELIASRPSAATASGSSKQAAHRQRLIIEEVFK is encoded by the coding sequence ATGGCAAACAAATTTTCTTTTCTAGGGGCTGTTCATACCAACATGATAGAAATCATGTATGAACAGTACATTGAAAACCCCGAATCTGTAAACGAAGAATGGCGTAATTTCTTTACAGGTTTCGATTTCGCTAAAGAAGTTTATTCTGAAGAAGATGAAGTTCCTGAAACATTTAAGAAAGAATTTCAGGTTATTAATCTTATTGACGCCTATCGTAAAAGTGGTCATCTTTTTACCCATACCAACCCTGTTCGTGAAAGGAGAAAGTACTCTCCTACACTAAATATTGAAAATTTTGGACTTGAACAGTCTGATATGGAAACTGTATTTCAGGCAGGTAGTCAAGTAGGCATTGGTCCTTCTAGTTTAAAAGATATTATAGCACACCTTCAGCAAGTATATTGCCAATCTATAGGGGTAGAATATATGTACATTCGTAAGCCCGACCAGGTAGAATGGATAAAAAACAGATTACATAAAAATAGCAATACGCCAACATTTAGTTCTGAAGAAAAGAAACAAATACTACGCAAATTAAATCAAGCTGTAGCCTTTGAAAACTTCTTACATAAAAAGTTTGTTGGTCAGAAGCGATTTTCTTTAGAAGGTGCAGAAGCCTTGATACCGGCTCTTGATGCACTTGTAGAAAAAGGTGCTGGGATAGGAGTTGAAGAATTTGTAATGGGTATGGCACACAGAGGCCGACTGAATGTTTTGGCTAATATTTTCAATAAGACTTACAGAGATATTTTCTCAGAGTTTGAGGGCAAAGAATACGATGACCGCCTTTTTGCTGGCGATGTAAAATACCACTTGGGATATACTTCCGAACAAAATTGTAATAATGGTAAGAAAGTAAAAATGTCACTTTCGCCTAATCCTTCACACCTAGAGGCTGTTGACCCTGTTGTACAAGGAATTTCTCGTGCCAAGATTGACCAAAACCACAAGGGTGACAATTCTAAAATCGTTCCAATACTTATTCACGGCGATGCGGCATTAGCAGGTCAAGGAGTAGTATATGAAGTCATACAAATGGCACAGTTAGACGGCTACAAAACGGGAGGAACTATACATATTGTAGTGAATAATCAAGTAGGTTTTACTACCAATTACTTAGATGCTCGTTCTAGCACCTATTGTACAGATGTCGGTAAAGTTACTTTATCACCCGTTTTTCATGTTAATGGTGACGATGTAGAAGCCGTAGTACATGCAATGGAAATTGCCGTAGAGTATCGTCAAAAGTTTCATAAAGATGTATTTATAGACCTTTTATGTTACAGAAAATATGGACATAATGAAGGCGATGAGCCTCGCTTTACCCAGCCCATGCTTTATAAGGCTATTAGCAAGCACCCTAATCCAAGAGAAATTTACAATCAGAAGCTTATTGGAGAGGGAATTGTAGGGGCTAATATTGCTAAGGAAATGGAGCAAGAGTTCAAGCAATTATTGCAAGACCGATTTGACGAATCCAAAGAAATAGAAAAAGCCTATATCACTCGATTTATGCAAAGCGAATGGGGCGGCTTTAGAAAATCTCAAGATGCTGATTTTGTACAATCGCCAGACACTTCAGTGCCAATGCATATTTTAAAAGAAGTTGCTAAAAAGTTATATACCGTTCCTGAGAATGATCTTTTATTTAAAAAGACTCAACGTTTGTTGGCCGACCAGAAAAAGATGGTAGAAGAAAGCAACCGATTAGATTGGGGTATGGCCGAGTTATTAGCCTATGGTACTTTACTACACGAAGGCAACCCTATTCGTTTGAGTGGACAAGATGTTGAAAGAGGAACTTTCTCTCACCGTCATGCGGTATTAAAGCTAGAAAAATCAGAACAGGAAATAGTTCCCTTAAATAGTATAAACCCTAAGGCTCAGTTTGAAGCTTACAATTCTTTGTTATCGGAATATGGTGTATTAGGTTTTGACTATGGTTACGCTATGGCATTACCGAATAGTCTGACTATATGGGAAGCTCAATTTGGTGATTTCAGTAATGGGGCACAAATAATGATAGACCAATTTATCTCTAGCGCAGAAGATAAGTGGAAGACCTACAATGGTCTAGTGATGCTTTTGCCACATGGTTATGAGGGGCAAGGTGCTGAACACTCTAGCGCTAGAATGGAACGCTACTTGCAAATGTGTGCTAAGCACAATATGCAAATAGTCAATTGTACTACACCGGCTAACTTTTTTCATGTGTTGAGAAGACAATTAAGACGAGAGTTTAGAAAGCCATTAGTTGTATTTACACCTAAGAGTTTATTGAGACATCCTTTATGCGTTTCCACTTTGGAAGATCTATCGACTGGTCGTTTCCAAGAATTGTTTGAAGACACACAAGTAAAGCCTTCTGAAGTAGAAAAAGTGGTGTTTTGCAGTGGTAAAATCTATTACGAATTACTACAAGAAAGAGAGAAATTAGGTCGAATGGATGTGGCTTTAGTTCGCTTAGAGCAATTGTATCCACTACCTGAAGAAAAGATAAATGCTGTTTTAGAAAAATACAAAGGCAAGCCCTTAATATGGGCTCAAGAAGAACCTAAAAATATGGGCGCTTGGACGCATATCCTAAACCGATTGCAACACTTGCCTTTTGAGCTAATTGCCTCTAGACCGAGTGCGGCTACTGCTTCCGGTTCGAGCAAACAAGCGGCTCACAGACAACGATTAATTATAGAAGAAGTTTTTAAATAG
- a CDS encoding polyprenyl synthetase family protein encodes MKSIDELRTLVEQELYGLKYPNSPADLYSPIEYILSLGGKRMRPILLLLAHQLFDKDMQKAIKPSLAIEVFHNFTLLHDDIMDKAPVRRGKATVHTKWNENVAILSGDAMLIQSYQYLCDLPSDQLSKCLSVFNEMAIQVCEGQQYDMDFEIQAEVGMDSYLKMIEYKTAVLLGASLKMGAIIGGATEKQADSLYEFGRNIGIAFQLKDDLLDVFGDEQTFGKQVGGDIIANKKTCLYLKALSLSEGKHKMELVNLYSSESMNDTEKVERVKSIYDAMDMQSHIHILIDDYYSKAMNFLNSIDADLSELERFASLLKKREN; translated from the coding sequence ATGAAGTCTATAGATGAATTAAGAACATTAGTAGAGCAAGAATTGTATGGGCTAAAATACCCAAACTCTCCTGCAGATTTGTATTCGCCCATTGAATACATATTATCATTAGGCGGAAAACGTATGCGTCCCATACTATTGTTGTTAGCACATCAGCTATTCGATAAGGATATGCAAAAGGCTATAAAGCCTTCATTAGCCATTGAGGTTTTTCACAACTTTACCTTGTTGCATGACGATATTATGGATAAAGCGCCAGTCAGAAGGGGTAAAGCAACAGTACATACTAAATGGAATGAAAATGTAGCTATTTTGTCAGGAGACGCTATGCTTATTCAGTCTTATCAATACTTGTGCGATTTGCCCTCAGATCAGCTATCAAAGTGTTTATCGGTATTCAATGAAATGGCTATTCAAGTTTGTGAAGGTCAACAGTACGACATGGATTTTGAAATTCAGGCTGAAGTAGGCATGGATTCGTACCTAAAAATGATAGAATATAAGACGGCAGTTTTGTTAGGCGCATCTTTAAAGATGGGCGCTATTATCGGTGGAGCTACAGAAAAGCAAGCCGACTCACTGTATGAATTTGGTAGAAATATTGGAATCGCTTTTCAGCTTAAAGACGATTTATTGGATGTTTTTGGTGATGAACAAACTTTTGGAAAACAAGTTGGTGGTGATATCATTGCCAATAAAAAAACATGTCTATATCTCAAAGCGCTTTCTCTTTCAGAGGGTAAGCACAAGATGGAGTTGGTAAACCTTTACAGTTCAGAGTCCATGAATGATACGGAAAAAGTAGAGCGTGTGAAGTCCATTTATGATGCTATGGATATGCAAAGCCACATTCATATTTTGATAGATGATTACTACTCTAAAGCGATGAATTTTTTAAATTCTATAGACGCTGATTTAAGCGAATTGGAACGCTTTGCATCACTATTAAAGAAAAGAGAAAACTAA
- the rfbA gene encoding glucose-1-phosphate thymidylyltransferase RfbA: MKGIILAGGSGTRLHPLTLAVSKQALPVYDKPMIYYPLSTLLYSGIKEILIISTPHDLPVFQRLLGDGSSLGCRFEYKVQEVPNGLAQAFVLGEEFIGDDKVCLVLGDNIFYMKSQILQSSTDVDGGLVFGYHVNDPERYGVVEYDDNFSVISIEEKPKNPKSNFAVPGLYYYDNDVIEIAKNIKPSARGEYEITDVNLEYLKRGKLKVQTLGRGTAWLDTGTFKSLMQASQFVQVIEDRQGRKIGCIEEAAYKMGFIDDNQLQKLAEPLVKSGYGNYLLSLLKKR, translated from the coding sequence ATGAAAGGAATTATCCTAGCCGGAGGATCTGGCACTAGATTACATCCTTTAACTTTAGCGGTGAGTAAGCAGGCACTTCCTGTTTATGACAAGCCTATGATTTATTATCCATTATCCACCTTGCTATATTCAGGAATAAAGGAAATACTGATTATTTCTACACCTCATGATTTGCCTGTTTTTCAGCGGTTGCTGGGCGACGGATCGTCTTTAGGGTGTCGTTTTGAATACAAAGTACAAGAAGTGCCCAATGGATTAGCTCAAGCCTTTGTCTTGGGAGAAGAATTTATTGGTGACGATAAAGTTTGTTTAGTTTTAGGTGACAATATCTTTTATATGAAGAGTCAAATTTTACAATCTAGTACCGATGTTGACGGAGGCTTAGTGTTTGGGTATCATGTTAATGATCCAGAACGTTATGGAGTAGTTGAGTATGACGATAACTTCAGTGTTATAAGTATTGAAGAAAAGCCTAAAAATCCAAAGTCTAACTTTGCTGTTCCAGGATTGTATTATTACGATAATGACGTTATTGAAATAGCCAAAAATATTAAGCCTTCAGCAAGAGGTGAGTATGAAATTACAGATGTGAATTTAGAATATCTGAAAAGAGGAAAGTTAAAAGTTCAAACCTTAGGTCGTGGCACTGCATGGTTGGACACAGGCACTTTTAAATCTCTTATGCAAGCCAGTCAATTTGTACAAGTTATTGAAGATCGACAAGGTCGTAAAATAGGATGTATTGAGGAGGCGGCCTACAAAATGGGTTTTATTGATGACAATCAATTACAGAAATTAGCAGAGCCATTAGTGAAAAGTGGTTATGGAAATTATTTACTATCCTTGTTAAAGAAGAGATGA
- a CDS encoding MMPL family transporter, whose amino-acid sequence MVQKSSDVSLSYSMARLLPKNSDAQLDYNYFVEKFGIKDNVMIIGVKSDDFFDFDNFKSWQDFADSIKSIPGVEEVYSITDAVDLKKSKEEKKLLIEPLFDKITTQTSLQKAVVNLKELPFYEDRLISDSAMLMLVSLSNDFVTSGKRVKMINSITDLGNIYTSATQKEVLYSGLPYIRIVNSEMIRKEVGLFIFLALLVTAIILFFFFRSVKVMLISMVVVGIGVVWSFGTLGILNYEITILTALIPPLLIVIGVPNCIFLINKYHNEFRMHGNKSRALIQMIRRVGNITILTNTTTALGFATFILTSSKDLRQFGLVASINIFAVFILSLLLIPIVFSYLKPPKKRHTSHLDRNWLNSMIQKITYFVTEKRAIVYSATIVIISIAIFGLFQMRIAGNITDDMPQESTLYKNIKFFEKYYSSVMPFEIIIDTHRKNGITRLSTLKRIDQLTDTLLLYNELSTPLSIIDPIKYSKQAIYNGNKEFYRLPNSQEKRWLLDYTINSESPNEWMNALVDENQQIGRISLNVTDIGTSRMKELKEELRLKVDEIFNPEKYKVILTGASVVFLEGTTYLVKNLFISLFLAILLISIFMAWMFNSFRMVVVSLIPNLIPLLITASIMGYFGISIKPSTILVFSIAFGISVDDTIHFLAKYRQELKYRNNNIKDSVVAAINETGVSMFYTSIVLFFGFFIFIASQFGGTLALGLLVSITLLIALMSNLVVLPAMLLSLEKSLIEEAISDPLLDVFDEEEDIELKELTIKNNNE is encoded by the coding sequence ATGGTACAAAAGTCATCTGATGTAAGTCTTTCCTATTCTATGGCTCGCTTGCTCCCCAAAAATTCTGACGCTCAACTAGATTACAATTACTTTGTCGAAAAATTTGGCATAAAGGATAATGTGATGATTATTGGAGTCAAATCAGACGACTTTTTTGACTTTGATAATTTTAAATCGTGGCAAGATTTTGCAGATAGTATTAAATCAATTCCTGGAGTTGAAGAGGTTTATTCCATCACAGATGCAGTTGATTTAAAGAAAAGTAAAGAAGAAAAAAAGTTACTTATCGAACCACTATTTGATAAGATAACAACACAAACGTCTTTACAAAAGGCTGTTGTCAATTTAAAAGAACTGCCATTTTATGAAGATAGACTAATAAGCGACAGTGCCATGCTTATGTTAGTTTCTTTGAGTAATGACTTTGTGACAAGTGGCAAACGAGTTAAGATGATTAACTCAATAACAGATTTAGGAAATATATATACTTCTGCAACACAAAAGGAAGTATTGTATTCAGGATTGCCATATATACGTATTGTTAATTCTGAAATGATCCGTAAGGAAGTGGGCTTATTTATCTTTTTAGCTCTTTTAGTCACTGCTATTATTTTATTTTTCTTCTTTAGATCTGTCAAGGTTATGCTAATTTCAATGGTAGTCGTTGGAATTGGCGTTGTTTGGTCTTTCGGAACTCTTGGTATCTTGAACTATGAGATAACAATTCTTACTGCTTTAATACCACCTCTTTTAATTGTTATTGGTGTGCCCAATTGTATTTTCTTGATTAATAAATACCATAATGAATTTAGGATGCACGGCAATAAGTCACGAGCATTGATTCAGATGATACGAAGGGTAGGGAATATTACTATTCTAACCAATACAACTACCGCACTAGGGTTTGCTACTTTTATACTAACTTCGAGCAAAGATTTACGACAATTTGGTTTAGTCGCATCCATTAATATTTTTGCTGTTTTTATTCTATCCTTATTGCTCATTCCCATAGTTTTTAGCTATTTAAAGCCTCCTAAGAAACGTCATACTAGTCACTTAGATAGAAACTGGTTAAATAGTATGATTCAAAAAATAACCTACTTCGTAACTGAAAAAAGAGCCATTGTTTATTCGGCAACGATTGTGATTATTTCAATAGCTATTTTCGGGCTTTTTCAGATGCGTATAGCGGGAAATATTACTGACGATATGCCTCAAGAGTCGACGCTTTATAAAAACATTAAGTTTTTTGAAAAATACTACAGTTCAGTTATGCCTTTCGAAATAATTATCGATACACACAGGAAGAACGGTATTACTAGGCTATCAACTTTAAAACGTATTGATCAATTAACGGATACCTTGCTACTCTACAATGAGCTTTCAACCCCCCTTTCTATAATTGATCCCATTAAGTACTCTAAACAAGCCATTTATAATGGCAACAAAGAATTTTATCGTTTGCCGAATTCTCAGGAGAAAAGATGGTTGTTAGATTACACTATCAACAGTGAATCACCTAACGAATGGATGAATGCTCTTGTTGATGAAAATCAACAAATAGGACGAATCAGTTTAAACGTCACTGATATAGGCACTTCACGAATGAAGGAGTTAAAAGAAGAGCTGCGTTTGAAAGTTGATGAAATATTTAATCCTGAAAAGTATAAAGTTATTTTAACGGGTGCCAGTGTAGTCTTTTTAGAAGGAACAACTTATTTGGTTAAAAATCTTTTTATCAGTTTATTTTTAGCGATTTTATTGATATCCATCTTTATGGCTTGGATGTTTAATTCATTCAGAATGGTAGTCGTATCTTTAATTCCCAATTTAATTCCCCTACTTATAACGGCATCAATTATGGGTTATTTTGGGATATCTATTAAGCCATCTACGATTTTAGTTTTTAGTATAGCCTTTGGTATATCTGTTGATGATACGATTCACTTTTTAGCAAAATACCGTCAAGAATTAAAGTACAGAAACAACAATATTAAAGACTCGGTTGTTGCCGCAATAAATGAAACAGGTGTAAGCATGTTTTACACTTCAATTGTTTTATTCTTTGGATTTTTTATCTTTATAGCCTCTCAGTTTGGGGGTACACTAGCCTTAGGTTTGTTGGTGTCAATTACATTATTAATTGCTTTAATGTCTAATCTAGTAGTTTTGCCTGCCATGTTGTTGAGTTTAGAAAAATCACTTATTGAAGAAGCAATAAGTGACCCTTTACTTGATGTATTTGACGAGGAAGAGGATATAGAATTAAAGGAATTAACAATAAAGAACAATAACGAATGA
- the frr gene encoding ribosome recycling factor produces the protein MEEIEFILDSAKEQMDGAIKHLEISFSKIRAGKASPQMLDNVSIDYYGAITPLSQASNINTPDARTISVQPWDKSMLEVMEKAIIDANLGFNPMNNGEMIIINVPPLTEERRIQLVKQAKSESENAKVSIRNARKDANDELKKLSGISEDVLKDSEAEVQNITNEFVAKIDAFFSNKEQEILTV, from the coding sequence ATGGAAGAAATAGAATTTATATTAGATAGTGCGAAAGAACAAATGGATGGCGCCATAAAGCATTTGGAAATATCTTTTTCAAAAATTAGAGCAGGTAAAGCTTCTCCTCAAATGTTAGATAATGTAAGTATAGACTACTACGGCGCAATAACACCTTTGTCACAAGCATCAAATATCAATACCCCAGACGCTAGAACTATCTCTGTTCAGCCTTGGGATAAAAGTATGCTTGAAGTAATGGAAAAAGCTATTATTGATGCCAACCTAGGGTTCAATCCGATGAATAATGGAGAAATGATTATTATAAACGTGCCGCCATTAACTGAGGAGCGAAGAATCCAGCTTGTAAAACAAGCTAAGTCAGAATCCGAAAATGCCAAAGTTAGTATACGTAACGCCCGTAAAGATGCCAACGACGAGTTGAAAAAATTGAGTGGTATCTCTGAAGATGTATTAAAAGACTCAGAAGCAGAGGTTCAAAATATAACCAATGAGTTTGTTGCAAAGATTGATGCTTTCTTCTCCAATAAAGAGCAAGAAATACTGACTGTATAA
- the pyrH gene encoding UMP kinase: protein MKYKRILLKLSGEALMGDKQFGIDTEKLSSYANEIKTAIDFGVEVAVVIGGGNIFRGVQVEGQGLDRVQGDYMGMLATIINGMALQSALEKADVETRLLTAIKMEQVAEPFIRRRAMRHLQKGRVVIFGGGTGNPYFTTDTAATLRAIEIEADVILKGTRVDGIYTADPEKDDSATKYDTITFKEVYEKELNIMDMTAFTLCNENKLPIVVFDINKKQNLYKMLQGESVGTLVNF, encoded by the coding sequence ATGAAGTATAAGAGAATTCTTTTAAAATTAAGTGGCGAAGCCCTAATGGGTGACAAACAATTTGGTATTGATACAGAAAAGTTATCATCTTATGCCAATGAAATAAAAACAGCAATAGATTTTGGTGTTGAAGTAGCAGTAGTTATTGGAGGAGGAAATATCTTCAGAGGCGTTCAGGTTGAAGGTCAAGGACTAGATAGAGTTCAAGGCGATTATATGGGCATGTTGGCAACAATAATTAATGGAATGGCTCTGCAATCAGCTTTAGAAAAAGCAGACGTTGAAACTCGATTGTTGACCGCTATTAAGATGGAGCAGGTAGCAGAACCTTTTATTCGTCGTCGAGCAATGCGCCACTTACAAAAAGGTAGAGTTGTCATATTTGGTGGCGGGACAGGTAACCCTTACTTTACTACTGATACAGCTGCAACCTTAAGAGCTATAGAAATTGAAGCGGATGTTATTTTGAAAGGTACTCGAGTAGATGGTATTTACACTGCGGATCCAGAAAAAGATGATTCAGCGACCAAGTACGACACTATCACATTCAAAGAAGTTTATGAAAAAGAGCTTAATATAATGGATATGACGGCTTTTACTTTGTGTAATGAGAATAAATTACCAATTGTTGTTTTTGATATTAACAAAAAACAAAACCTATATAAGATGCTTCAAGGTGAGTCTGTTGGCACCTTAGTTAACTTTTAG
- the tsf gene encoding translation elongation factor Ts: protein MAKITAADVNALRKQTGAGMMDCKKALVEAEGDMAQAIDILRKTGQKVAAKRADRDATEGVVLSATDGQFGALIALNCETDFVAKNESFISLAKSFLDVAMANKPSDLTALKACMLGDMTIEDKIIEQTGVIGEKLDLSSYETIESSQVSAYIHGGNRLATLVGLTAVVDEQVGKDIAMQVAAMNPIALNKESVSQATIDNEIDVAKDLARQEGKPEEMLEKIAMGRLNKFFKENTLLNQEFIKESKTPVSQYLNKIEKDLTVTDFKRVGLGV, encoded by the coding sequence ATGGCAAAAATAACTGCTGCTGATGTAAATGCACTAAGGAAGCAAACCGGTGCTGGAATGATGGACTGTAAAAAAGCTTTAGTTGAAGCCGAAGGCGATATGGCTCAAGCTATTGACATTCTTAGAAAAACAGGTCAAAAAGTGGCTGCTAAACGAGCAGATAGAGATGCTACTGAAGGTGTAGTTTTATCTGCTACTGACGGACAATTTGGTGCGCTAATTGCACTAAACTGTGAAACAGATTTTGTAGCAAAAAATGAAAGCTTTATTTCATTAGCTAAATCTTTCTTAGATGTAGCAATGGCTAACAAGCCTTCTGATTTGACCGCTTTAAAAGCATGTATGCTTGGCGATATGACTATTGAGGATAAAATTATCGAGCAAACAGGTGTTATAGGTGAAAAATTAGATTTATCATCATACGAAACTATAGAGTCATCTCAAGTTTCAGCTTACATACACGGTGGAAATCGTTTAGCTACTTTGGTAGGTCTTACAGCTGTTGTTGATGAGCAGGTGGGTAAAGATATAGCTATGCAAGTAGCAGCTATGAATCCTATTGCTCTAAATAAAGAATCCGTGTCTCAAGCAACAATTGATAATGAAATTGATGTAGCTAAAGACTTAGCTCGTCAGGAAGGAAAGCCTGAAGAAATGCTAGAAAAAATAGCAATGGGACGTTTGAACAAATTCTTCAAAGAAAATACCTTGCTGAACCAAGAGTTTATCAAAGAATCTAAGACTCCAGTATCTCAGTATTTAAATAAAATTGAGAAAGATTTAACGGTCACAGACTTTAAAAGAGTCGGACTTGGAGTTTAA